A genomic window from Terriglobia bacterium includes:
- a CDS encoding ABC transporter permease, which produces MSLRYAGIVYRKELTEALRDRRTLISTIVVPLLLFPLLSVGFGAMASVLIGKARQETPRIMLLGGADSPRLSEKLRALEQFQVVPATGNWKQQIENKEIRAAVEIPPGFEAQVAQNRPAKVIIYSYEGEIKSTFAASRIETFLKGYRDDVVKGLLAARNLPENLLQPFEVKQENVAPPEKVGGAALGGLVGYMVILLCMTGAMYPAMDLTAGEKERGTMETILSSPVSRTQLVFGKFFLVLTASLATAALSVFSMGVSFWAMGRLRVFDMAGKGGQVAPGHLKLSLGAVLAVFLMALPVAVLFAAAMLTISLFAKSYKEAQSYLTPMTFVVIIPAVASMLPGIELTPKLAVIPILNVSLLCKELMVGTYHWNYIALIFLSTSVYAGAAIFLAVKMFQRESVLFRS; this is translated from the coding sequence ATGAGCCTGCGTTACGCCGGAATTGTCTACCGCAAGGAGCTGACCGAGGCGCTGCGCGACCGCCGCACGCTCATCTCCACCATTGTCGTGCCGCTGTTGCTCTTTCCCCTGCTCTCTGTGGGTTTCGGCGCCATGGCCTCGGTGCTCATCGGCAAGGCCCGGCAGGAGACGCCCAGGATCATGCTCCTGGGCGGCGCGGATTCCCCGCGTCTCTCCGAAAAACTGCGCGCGCTGGAACAGTTCCAGGTGGTGCCCGCCACGGGCAACTGGAAACAGCAGATCGAGAACAAGGAGATCCGCGCGGCGGTGGAGATTCCGCCGGGCTTCGAGGCGCAGGTCGCGCAGAACCGGCCGGCGAAAGTCATCATTTACAGCTACGAGGGCGAGATCAAGTCCACGTTCGCCGCCAGCCGCATTGAAACATTTCTCAAGGGCTACCGCGACGACGTGGTGAAAGGCCTCCTGGCGGCAAGAAACCTCCCGGAAAATCTGCTGCAGCCCTTCGAGGTGAAGCAGGAAAACGTAGCCCCGCCGGAGAAGGTGGGCGGCGCGGCGCTCGGCGGGCTGGTCGGCTACATGGTCATCCTGCTGTGCATGACCGGAGCGATGTATCCGGCGATGGACCTGACCGCCGGGGAAAAAGAGCGCGGCACGATGGAGACGATCCTCTCCAGCCCGGTTTCACGCACCCAGCTGGTGTTCGGCAAATTCTTTCTGGTGCTCACCGCCTCGCTGGCCACCGCCGCGCTCTCCGTGTTTTCCATGGGCGTGTCCTTCTGGGCCATGGGCCGGCTGCGGGTCTTCGACATGGCCGGAAAAGGCGGCCAGGTCGCGCCCGGGCACTTGAAACTCAGCCTCGGCGCGGTGCTGGCCGTTTTTCTCATGGCCCTGCCGGTCGCCGTGCTCTTCGCCGCGGCCATGCTGACCATCTCGCTTTTCGCCAAGAGCTATAAGGAAGCGCAGAGCTACCTCACGCCGATGACCTTCGTGGTCATCATCCCCGCGGTGGCCTCGATGCTGCCGGGGATCGAGCTGACGCCCAAGCTCGCGGTCATTCCCATTCTCAACGTCAGCCTGCTCTGCAAGGAGCTCATGGTCGGCACCTACCACTGGAATTACATCGCGCTGATTTTTCTCTCCACCAGCGTCTACGCGGGGGCGGCCATCTTCCTGGCCGTGAAAATGTTCCAGCGCGAGTCGGTGCTGTTCCGCTCCTGA
- a CDS encoding ATP-binding cassette domain-containing protein, whose product MIEARGLCKRFRDKKRGEIHAVENVSFTCQPGRVYGLLGANGAGKTTTLRMLATILEPSDGTAAVAGYDIVAQPEKVRASVGFLSTATALYPRLTAQEMVEYFGRLNGLDEVTLQRRVAEIFARLEMDSFRERRCDKLSTGMKQKVSIARTLVHDPPVMIFDEPTLGLDVMTARTILAFIRECRDRGKTVIFSTHVMSEVEKLCDTIGIIHDGKLLAEATLAGLRAQHGEQDLEEIFVKVVGPHHTGAGEI is encoded by the coding sequence ATGATTGAAGCGCGCGGTCTCTGCAAACGGTTTCGGGACAAGAAGCGCGGAGAGATCCACGCCGTGGAAAACGTCAGCTTTACCTGCCAGCCCGGGCGGGTCTACGGCTTGCTGGGGGCCAACGGCGCGGGCAAGACCACCACACTGCGCATGCTGGCCACCATCCTGGAGCCCTCGGACGGCACGGCCGCCGTGGCCGGTTACGACATCGTCGCGCAGCCGGAAAAAGTGCGCGCCAGCGTCGGCTTTCTCTCCACCGCCACGGCGCTCTATCCGCGGCTGACGGCGCAGGAGATGGTGGAATACTTCGGGCGGCTGAACGGGCTGGACGAGGTCACGCTGCAGCGGCGCGTGGCGGAAATCTTCGCGCGGCTGGAAATGGACAGCTTCCGCGAGCGGCGCTGCGACAAACTCTCCACGGGCATGAAGCAGAAGGTCTCCATCGCCCGCACGCTGGTGCACGATCCTCCGGTGATGATCTTTGACGAACCGACCCTGGGGCTGGACGTCATGACCGCGCGGACCATCCTTGCCTTCATCCGCGAGTGCCGCGACCGCGGCAAGACCGTCATCTTCTCCACGCACGTCATGAGCGAAGTGGAAAAGCTCTGCGACACCATCGGCATCATCCACGACGGCAAGCTGCTCGCCGAAGCCACGCTGGCCGGGCTCCGCGCGCAGCACGGCGAGCAGGACCTCGAGGAGATTTTCGTGAAGGTCGTGGGGCCGCATCACACCGGCGCGGGGGAGATCTGA